From the Saccharobesus litoralis genome, one window contains:
- the secD gene encoding protein translocase subunit SecD has protein sequence MLNKYPLWKYLMLIFIICAGFLYALPNLYGEDPALQISGLRGVQLEATDLDKVKGELDKAGLAYQSAGLVNNQVEVRFADTEEQLKAKEALNHAYGENYIIALNLTPATPQWLADLNANPMKLGLDLRGGVHFLMEVDMSVAIKKNQEETVSSFRTDLREEKIRYARIGEFGNGVKVEFKSEEDLTNAKRALKKKHGDLTFDDSTDEGFFLTALMGEQKVKEIKESSLQQNITIIRNRVNAIGVAEPVVMRQGSDRIVVELPGVQDTAQAKRILGATATLEFRMVDQNGDPYAAQSGRVPAGSELYYRRDNGQPVLLKRRVMLTGDHIIDAASSFDEYGSPQVNIDLDSKGGSIFSRATKDAIGKPMATLFIEYKPTGKRDKDGNPVFKKVADVISVATIQARLGSSFRITGAGSPQEAHDLALLLKAGALIAPIQIVEERTVGPSLGQENIDLGMQAIQWGFLGVLLFMVAWYKGFGMVANLALGLNLVLIVGVMSMIPGATLTLPGMAGIVLTVGMAVDANVLIFERIREELRDGRGPQQAIHHGYDSAFSTIADANITTFIAAVILYAVGTGPIKGFAVTLAIGIATSMFTAIVGTRAVINLAYGGRNVKKLSI, from the coding sequence GTGCTAAACAAATACCCTTTATGGAAATACCTGATGCTGATATTTATTATCTGTGCAGGTTTTCTTTACGCGCTACCCAATTTATACGGCGAAGATCCCGCGTTGCAAATTTCAGGCTTACGTGGTGTGCAACTTGAAGCAACTGATTTAGATAAGGTTAAAGGTGAACTCGATAAAGCGGGTTTAGCTTATCAATCTGCAGGTTTAGTTAACAACCAAGTTGAAGTTCGTTTCGCTGATACGGAAGAACAGTTAAAAGCCAAAGAAGCGTTAAATCATGCTTATGGTGAAAACTATATTATTGCACTTAATTTAACGCCTGCCACACCACAATGGTTAGCCGACTTAAATGCTAATCCTATGAAATTAGGTTTAGATTTACGTGGTGGTGTTCACTTCTTAATGGAAGTCGACATGAGCGTGGCGATTAAGAAAAATCAGGAAGAAACGGTTTCGTCGTTCCGTACCGATCTTCGTGAAGAAAAAATTCGTTATGCGCGTATTGGTGAGTTTGGCAACGGGGTAAAAGTTGAATTTAAATCTGAAGAAGATTTAACTAACGCCAAGCGTGCCTTAAAGAAAAAACACGGTGATCTTACCTTTGATGATTCTACCGATGAAGGCTTTTTCTTAACTGCATTAATGGGTGAGCAAAAAGTTAAAGAAATTAAAGAAAGCTCACTGCAACAAAACATCACCATCATACGTAACCGAGTTAACGCAATTGGTGTTGCAGAGCCAGTGGTTATGCGCCAAGGTTCTGACCGTATTGTTGTCGAATTGCCGGGTGTACAAGATACCGCCCAAGCAAAACGTATTTTAGGTGCCACCGCAACGCTTGAATTCCGTATGGTTGACCAAAACGGTGACCCGTATGCGGCACAAAGCGGTCGTGTACCTGCTGGTTCAGAGTTGTATTATCGTCGTGATAATGGCCAGCCTGTATTGTTAAAACGTCGCGTTATGTTAACCGGTGATCACATCATTGATGCGGCATCTAGCTTTGATGAATACGGTAGCCCGCAAGTTAATATCGACTTAGACAGCAAGGGCGGTAGCATTTTCTCGCGTGCCACCAAAGATGCGATTGGCAAACCAATGGCCACCCTGTTTATTGAATACAAGCCAACGGGTAAACGTGACAAAGACGGTAACCCAGTATTTAAGAAAGTGGCTGACGTTATCAGTGTTGCCACTATTCAAGCGCGTTTAGGTAGTAGCTTCCGTATTACGGGGGCAGGCTCACCGCAAGAAGCACATGATTTAGCTTTATTACTCAAAGCGGGTGCTTTGATTGCGCCTATTCAAATTGTTGAAGAGCGCACAGTGGGGCCAAGCTTAGGCCAAGAAAACATTGATTTAGGTATGCAAGCTATTCAATGGGGATTCTTAGGCGTGTTGTTATTCATGGTAGCTTGGTATAAGGGGTTTGGCATGGTGGCAAACTTGGCATTGGGCTTAAACTTGGTACTGATTGTTGGCGTGATGTCGATGATCCCTGGTGCAACCCTAACTTTGCCGGGTATGGCGGGTATTGTATTAACCGTTGGTATGGCGGTAGATGCTAACGTGTTGATATTTGAACGTATTCGTGAAGAGTTGCGCGATGGCCGAGGGCCACAGCAAGCAATCCATCATGGTTACGATAGTGCATTTTCGACCATTGCTGATGCCAATATCACCACCTTTATTGCTGCGGTTATTCTATACGCTGTGGGTACAGGGCCGATTAAAGGTTTTGCCGTTACGCTAGCGATTGGTATTGCAACATCTATGTTTACTGCGATTGTTGGTACACGCGCGGTAATCAATTTGGCCTATGGTGGTCGTAATGTTAAAAAACTTTCAATATAA
- the yajC gene encoding preprotein translocase subunit YajC: protein MDLFIASAYANDAAQPQGGSFMSLVMLAVMVLIFYFLLYRPQAKRVKEHKNLVASLSKNDEVLTQGGLVGKITKVAEDKDFVQVSFADNVEIAVQKSAITAVLPKGTIKSI, encoded by the coding sequence ATGGATTTATTTATCGCTTCTGCGTATGCCAACGATGCTGCGCAACCACAAGGTGGTAGCTTCATGAGCCTAGTTATGTTGGCTGTGATGGTATTGATCTTTTATTTTTTACTTTACCGTCCGCAAGCTAAGCGTGTTAAAGAGCATAAAAATTTAGTTGCTTCACTATCTAAAAATGATGAAGTACTCACACAAGGTGGTTTAGTGGGTAAAATCACTAAAGTTGCTGAAGACAAAGATTTTGTTCAGGTGTCTTTCGCGGATAACGTTGAAATTGCAGTGCAAAAATCAGCTATTACAGCTGTATTGCCAAAGGGCACTATTAAGTCAATTTAA
- the tgt gene encoding tRNA guanosine(34) transglycosylase Tgt, giving the protein MKFEKITTEGKARRGRLIFERGVVETPAFMPVGTYGTVKGMSPDEIKDIGAHIVLGNTFHLMLRPGTEIIRQHGDLHDFMNWQGPILTDSGGFQVFSLGDLRKINEDGVIFRSPINGERIELTPEKAMQVQRELGSDIVMIFDECTPYPATEKEARDSMELSLRWAQRSKDAHDGNPNALFGIVQGGMYPHLRDESLEGLVNIEFDGYAIGGLSVGEPKEDMINILDHLAWKMPEDKPRYLMGVGKPEDLVEAVRRGIDMFDCVMPTRNARNGHIFVSDGVLKLRNARHKTDTGPLDENCDCYTCKNYSRAYLHHLDKCNEILGARLNTIHNLRFYQKLMSDMRDALEAGAFAKFVEDFYAARDLPVPPLADIGFNKAESN; this is encoded by the coding sequence CGTTTGATTTTTGAGCGCGGAGTTGTCGAAACCCCCGCATTTATGCCGGTCGGTACTTACGGTACGGTTAAAGGTATGTCGCCTGATGAAATTAAAGATATCGGGGCGCATATTGTGTTAGGCAATACTTTCCATCTTATGCTGCGTCCAGGCACTGAAATTATTCGTCAACATGGTGATCTGCATGATTTTATGAATTGGCAAGGGCCAATTTTAACCGACTCTGGCGGTTTTCAGGTATTTAGCTTAGGTGACTTACGTAAAATTAATGAAGACGGGGTTATCTTTCGTTCCCCCATTAACGGTGAGCGTATCGAATTAACACCTGAAAAAGCCATGCAAGTGCAGCGCGAATTAGGGTCTGACATTGTCATGATTTTTGACGAATGTACACCTTACCCAGCGACTGAAAAAGAAGCTCGCGATTCTATGGAATTGTCACTGCGTTGGGCACAGCGTTCAAAAGACGCACATGACGGTAATCCAAATGCTTTGTTTGGTATTGTGCAAGGTGGCATGTACCCGCACTTACGTGATGAAAGCCTTGAAGGTTTGGTTAATATTGAATTTGATGGTTACGCCATTGGCGGTTTGTCGGTTGGTGAACCGAAAGAAGATATGATCAACATTCTTGATCATTTAGCGTGGAAAATGCCAGAAGATAAACCTCGCTATTTGATGGGAGTAGGTAAGCCAGAAGATTTAGTGGAAGCTGTGCGTCGTGGTATTGATATGTTTGACTGCGTAATGCCGACACGTAATGCACGTAATGGTCATATTTTTGTGTCTGACGGTGTTTTAAAACTACGCAATGCGAGACACAAAACAGATACTGGCCCACTGGATGAAAATTGTGATTGTTACACCTGTAAAAATTACTCTCGCGCATATTTACACCATTTAGATAAATGTAATGAAATTTTGGGTGCGCGTTTAAACACCATTCATAATTTACGTTTTTACCAAAAACTGATGAGTGATATGCGTGATGCACTTGAAGCAGGCGCTTTTGCTAAGTTTGTTGAAGACTTTTACGCAGCACGTGATTTACCCGTGCCGCCTTTAGCCGATATTGGTTTTAACAAGGCTGAATCAAACTAG